The stretch of DNA AAAGTCCGGAATAGAGGCTGGCAAGCGTCTACCTTTAGCCAAGAGTATGGGTGACTCGCTTTGTGGAAGGAAAGCTGAAACTAAAAGTGAATTGGGACAAAAGCGCAGTGGTTCTTGGGATTTAGTTTCCTGGCGAACAAACAGGCAACCCTCCGACTAGCTCCAAAGATAATCTCACGTTTTAAAGAGCGGATTCGTAAACTCACAAACCGGATATGGTCCATTTCGATGGAAGAATGCATTACACGGCTAAACCGGAAATGTGATGGGATGGATGGGTTATTTCCGGCTCGCCTCAGCGAAGAAACATTGCGAAGCGTTGGATAAGTGGATTCGAAGGAGACTGCGAATTTGTCTATGGAAACAGTGGAAACGCGTGAGAACACGGATCGCGAAATCCAGGCGCTGGGCGTCCCTGAATGGGCAGTATTTGTCATGGCGAACTCCCGGCGAAGCACTTGGTTAACCTTTTTTTGACAGGAGTTGGAGTTAGATTAATTAGTTGGGTCAAGTTTAAGAGTAGTACATTAGCGAATAAAATGAGGTGATTAATTTTGCGTAACAGGATTGTTAGAGAAATTGAAAGTGTGAAAAATGAATACAAAGAAAAAATTGCGTTTATCGAGCTTGAAAAAATGATTGTAAAAAAAAGAGTAACATATCTAGAGTTGTTTGAGAAAATATCGATTATTGAAAAAAAACTAGAGAATAATGGCTTGAGAAATACAATATGTCTTTTATATTTTCAATCGGGTATAGATGTAGTTGCAACTCTTTTAGCATGTTTTAGTGCAGGAGTAATTCCAATATTAAGAACCATAAGTCCTAATTTAAATGAAAAAGGTTTCTATAAACAATTTTTTGATTTAGTGAAAGAAGTTAGGAATATCGGATGTGTGCTAGTAGCTGAAGATTTATTAAATCTGTCAGAAGAATGTAAAAGAAATAAAATTAATTTTATGAATGTGAAGACTGAAAAATGTGACCGGATAATTAAAAATATTAATAGAGTTAATGAAACAAAAATTGATGCAGATATAATTCAATTGACATCTGGATCAATGAAGAATTCAAAACTGGTTAAAATTAGGGATGAGCAACTTTTTGCTAATCTTAATCAGTGCAAAAAGATGTGGAGTGTTAATGAGGAATCTACGACAGTCACTTGGGCTCCACATTCTCATATTTTTGGATTGGTAACAGGGTATCTGCTACCTTTATATACAGGAGGAACCTCGGTTATAATGAAACCTTCTGATTTTTCAGAAGATCCTGTTCTATGGCTTGAGCATATTTCAAGATTTAAAGCGACACATAGTGCAGGAACAAACTTTGCATTCCAAAAATGTTGGGAAAATTATGATAAAGAAAGGGTTCAAGGGTTGAATCTAAGAACCTGGAAAGTAGCCTCAATTGGAGGAGAGATAGTTAAGCATTCTACATTGAAAAACTTTTATGAAAAATACAAAAAACATGAGTTTGATTTCAGAGCTTTTTCACCTTCATACGGTATGTCAGAAAACTCAGGAGTAGTAAGTTCATTATTACCATCAGACAAATACTTTAAGGTTAATGTTATGAATGAGGCATTGACTCAAAATAAAATTGTAGAACAAGTAACCAATTTCTCTTGCGAAATTGTAAGCGTCGGTACACCTCTTATTGGAACAAAGATTATGGTTGTTGATACTAAAAGCGGGCGGGAATTATGTGGAAAAGAAGTTGGAGAAATATTAATAAGTTCTCCTTCTCTCTGCAATGGGTATATGTACGGAGATAATGAAGATAGTTTTAGATTAATACCTGGAAATAATGGAGAAATAGAAAGTTATTTTAAAACTGGAGATTTAGGATTTTTGAAAGAAGGACAACTCTATATAACTGGGAGAAAGAAAGAAATAATAATTTCAAAAGGAAAAAATTATTCACCATATGAAATAGAAAAATGTGCAAAAAAAATAAGCGATACAAAATTATTAGGTGATGGTGCTGTGTTCTCAGTAGAAGAAAAGATAGTATTGTTTCAAGAAATATTGGAGGATTTTTCAAGAGAGAAAATAGAAAAATTACAAGATGAAATAAAGAATTCAATTAAAATATATCTTAATTTGAAAATAAATGAGGTGATCTTTCTAAAAGAGGGACAGATTCCAAGAACAATGAATGGAAAAATTCAAAGATTAAAATGCAGTGAGATTTACAAAAAAATAGGAACAAAAGAAATATCTTAATAGACGAGGAGAAATGGTATGGAAAACGCTAATTCGTTGTTTCATCCTTGGATGAAACAGAATGATTTCCAAGGTAAGAAGATAACTGATGCAGATGGTATATACATATGGATAGACGGAAAAAAATGTTTTGATATGGCTTCACAAAGCATAAACGTAAACATTGGACATAGAAATTCTGAAGTAATTAGAGCAATACAGGAGCAATGTGAAAAACTACCTTATATTTATTCTGGTTTTTCTAATCCAATAATGGACGAAGCAGCAAGAGATGTTTTAGGCGTATTACCTAATATATATAAAAAAGTTTATTTTACAAATTCTGGTTCAGAAGCAAATGAAAATGCAATTAAATTAGCGAGGATGTATACTGGAAAACAAAAGATCTTTTCCTCGTATAATTCTTATCACGGATCAACAATTGGTGCTGGAAATTTAACAGGTGATCAACGAAGGTTAGCATGTGAGCCGGGACAAGTAGGTTTTATCAAGTTCAATTTTCCTGATAAGTATCATTCTAAGGGGCAGTTTAGATCAGATAAGGAAATGAGCAACTTTTATTTAGATTTGCTTAGGGAGCAAATCATTGATGAAGGGCAAAATAATATTGCTGCGATATTTTTGGAGCCAATAATTGGGGGAAATGGAGTAATAATTCCTCCCGATAATTATTTGGAAGGAATAAGAGAAATTTGTAATGAATTTAAAATTCTAATGGTATGTGATGAAGTAATGACTGGATGGGGAAGAACAGGTAAATGGTTTGCTTTTGAACATTGGGATATTAAGCCAGACATAATTACCACCTCCAAAGGAATGACTAGTTCTTATGTTGCTTTCGGAGTTGTAGTTGTAAATGAACATATAGCAAAATACTTTGATAATCATGTACTTATGTGCGGTTCTACAAACTATGCACATTTACTTGGGTGTGCTGCAACAGTTGCTTCTATTAAGGTATACAAGAAGTTGAATTTGATAGAGAATTCAGAGTTATTGGGGAAGTTGCTTAACGTGGAGTTAAACAAAATGAAATCGAAATATCATTCAATTGGTGATATAAGATGCAAAGGGTTATTCGCAGCAATTGAGTTTAAGGATAATGTGATGGGAAAGCGTGATTCAGTAAATATAGCATATTTAATAAATCTACTTGAAGAAAAAGGTTTTTGGACCTTGGGTAGAAGAAATATATTGATGATTGCCCCACCTCTAATTATTAATCGAGAACAATTATTGGAAAGTTTAAATATATTGGATAGTGTATTGGAAGATTTATATATGAAAGGCTCAAAACCGAAATTAGCGGTAGACGAATCGATACGAGCGTGAAACGAGGATGAAAATGGAAAAACATCTGCAAATCCTGTATTGTTGTAAGTCCTACCAAACAACAAAAGGAAATGACAGATGCCACTCCAGTATATCAATGAGATGCTCGGATTACCAGAGCTACAACTTCATAAAATCATCTATATGGACGCTCATCAAGTTCATCTGGAGGCATCGCCTGTGACCGACAAACAGCCCTGTCCCGTTTGCCACTCGGAACAATACGTCAAGCGGGATGGCCGCAACAAACTGCGGAAGATTCGGCATTTGGCGGTCTTTGGCAGAAAAAGCTATTTGCATGTGCCCTCCCTTCGGTTAGCCTGCTCACGGTGCAGTGTCGGCTTCGTTTGGTCTTATGAATTTGTGGGTCCTAAGCAGCGTTACAGTCGCTTGTTCCGCTTGCAAACGGTAGAGCAGGCCCTTGGCTCTACCGCGGCGCATAGTGCAAGGATGCAAGAAGCGCCTGCCAGTACGGTACAGCGAATGCATCAGGAAGCTCTTCCTGCCCAGAGCGAACGCCTCGCGCAGCAGGCTTGGCGTAAAGCCAAAACTACCGAGGGTCTGGTGCTGGGTATCGACGACTTTGCAATCAAAAAGGGACACTCTTACAATACCGGCATTCACAATCTTAGGGGCGAAACCATGCTGGACTTACTGCCTGGTCGCAAACTTGAAGCCCTGCGGACCTATGCCCGCCAGCATCCTGACTTTCTGGCGTTGAACCCCAAAGCGGTGGTTATGGATCTAGCTCAGGCGTATCACACATGGATTAGCGAATGCTTTCCGCGTGCCCTCCGCATTGCAGATCGTTTCCATGTTCACGGTTATGTCACCCAAAGTGTCCAGGCGGTACGCAAGTCGGTTCAGTCCACCCTTGTGCCTCGGGCTAAAGCCATCCTGAAAAGTCATCATCGACTGCTCAATCCGCCAGCCGATTTTCTACCTGAACAGAGCAAAGCCCAGTTAGACCTACTACTTAGCTTCTCTCCGCTACTACGCAAGGTTTGGGAATGGAAAGAAGCGTTCTCTCGCTGGTATGATTATTCACCAAATGTCCATGTCGCCAGCCTTGGCTTTAACCGTTGGTGTCAGCAAGGCGAATGTATTGACCATGATGCGGTGCGTAATTGGGAAGACGAAATCGTGAACTACCATCGATGCCAGTGGACCAATGCAACCGTCGAAGGACGGCACAATCGGATCAAGGCTTATCAACGCCGGCACTATTTTACACGCAATCACAAGTGTTACAAAGATGGCATTTTAATCGAATGTAATCGTCACCGTTCGTCTGGTTGAAAAGTTCAACCGCTAATTTTTAGATTGAGCCATATGAAATGGAGTGTTTTTTAAAAAAAATTAAGGAAATGGAATTAATAGACAACTCAATAGAGAGAGGACAAAGAATAGTGGAGAAAGCGGTGTTAATAACTGGAGGAAGCGCGGGAATAGGGAAGGCTTTAGCCAAGATTGTTTCAGAGAAATACAAATATAAAGTACTGATTGTTGGTAGGAATGAAGAGCAAATGAAGGATATAGTAAAAGAATGCTCTAATATTGATTTTATTAAGGCAGATTTGTCAAAAGCAGATGGAATAAAAAAAATAGTTGAGGCTGTTTCACAGAGAAACACTAAATTAAATTATCTTGTAAACAATGCCGCTGTACAAAATCTATCCCTACTGAAGGATATAACAGAAGAGCAGTTTGATGAATCTATGAATGTTAATGTAAAAGCACCTTTGATGTTAGTAAAAGGTTTAATGGAAACAAATATGTTCGAAAAAAACACTAGGATTTTGATGGTAAGTTCAAGTAGTAGATACAATATACAAAAGGGTATGGGGTTATATTCAGTTTCTAAAGAAGCGATGTTCACTTTGCATAAAGTAATGAAAAAGGAGTATGCTGAAAGTTTATTAATAAGCAGTGTCTACCCAGGTACAGTATATGGCACAAAGACAGCAAAAGGGATGGAGGCTTCAAAAATACCTGAGATTATAGAGTTGAGAAAAGATATGAAAGAATTTTTATCTAGCAATAAGTCAATCAGAATACTTTCACCAGACCAAGCGGCATTATTTATTAGCTGGGTATTATGTAATACAAGCGATGAAGAATATATTAAGCCTAAATTAGCAAGAAACTTTAATGATACTGTCATTAATGAGGAAGAATGGGATATAAGAGACTGTGAGTTCTATATTAATTGTCCATATAAAGATGGTACAAAATTGAAACAACTAGCGAATTTTTTGGGCAAATAAGGAGAGTAGTTGATGAATAAAAAAATATTTGATATTGGCGAAAATATACCTGTTGGAGTAGTTCCGGAGAATATGTATGCATTAACCTTGAGAAAGGAAAGATATGGTGAACCAAAAGATTCAATGAGAATAGAAACTGTAAGAGTTCCTTCAGAGTTAAATGAATATGAAATTCTAGTGAAAGTAATGGCAGCAGGTATAAATCATAATGCAATTTGGGCGGGGCGCTCTATTCCAATTGATGTAATTAGTAACAGTCAAAAAATTGATAATGATAAAAGAAATTATTTTATTCCGGGTAGTGATGGTTCTGGAGTAGTTTGGAAAATCGGTAGTAAAGTCTCTGAGTTTAAAGTTGGTGATGAGGTAATAATTCAGAGTGGATATTTAGGATTAGAAAAAGATTTTAGGCACAAAAAAAAAGGTGATTTACCAAATATTCGAGCTTGGGGTTATGAAGTTAATGGTGGATCTTTTTCTCAATTTACAAAAGTGCAATCTTATCAATGTTTAAAAAAACCTGATAATTTGACTTGGGCTGAATCTGGATGCTTTTTAGTGAGTGCTGGGACAGCTTATAGAATGCTGCTTAGTTGGAAACCCAATGAGATAAAAAAGGATGATCCAGTTTTAATTTGGGGTGGAGCAAGTGGGATTGGTAGCATGGCGATTCAGATCTCAAAAATGATTGGTGCAAGACCAATAGCTGTGGTATCAAATAAAGAAAAAGAAGAATTTTGTTTGGATCTAGGAGCAAATGGCATAATCGATAGAAGTGAAATTGATATATCAAAAAAAATGCCGGATTTAAATGATAAAGATGAATTTAATAAATGGCGAAGTAATATAAAGAAATTCAGAAGCTGTTTTTGGGAATCACTAGGGGAAAAAAAGAGCCCAACAGTGGTATTTGAGCATCCAGGGGAAAATACAATTGCTGCTTCTGTAGCTATAGCTGATAAAGGAGGTATGGTTGTTACTTGTGGCGGTACAAGTGGTTATTATGGGAATTTCGATTTAAGGCAATTATGGGTTTATCAGAAAAGAATTCAAGGATCCCATTTTGCTACGAGAGAACAATGTGTTGAAGTAATAAAGTTGGTGTCAGAAGGTATTATAAAAACCTGCTTAACAAGAACATATACTTTCGAAGAAGCAATAGAAGCACATCAAAAAATGGCAGAAAACAGGCATCCTTGTGGCAATAGCGCTATAGTTTTTGATTGAGCTTAATTTTTAATTATGAAGTGGGGGACGAAAATGAATTTAATAAAGGAAATATATAAGCAAAGCGGAATAGATTATTTTACAGATGATTATTATAGTCTTATCAAATCAATACAACAAATAAATATTAGTGAAAATGATAAACAATTCTCATTTAGAGAAAATGAAGATAATTCAATTTATCAAAGCCTCGCAATAGAAATCACTCAGCAAAACTATTGCAACTTGTCATGTGAGTGGTGCTATATTAACCAAAATAAGAGAGGGAGAAAAAATAAACCAATATCGTTTGAACAATTTAAAGAAATCATTGATAAGATCGATGAGTTCAACAGAATTAATAACGTTAAATTATTTTCAATCGTAGTATTTATGGGGGGAGAGCCTACGTTAAATAAAGATCTTGAGAAGATGATTCACTACACTTTAGAGAATAATTTAAAGCCAATTGTGGTTACAAATTCACTGAAATTAGCAAATAATGAATATGCAAAAAAAATATGTCTTAATGGAGTTAAAATTGTTACTCATATTCCGTTTTGTCCTAATAATGAAGAAACAAATTTGAAATTAAATAAACTATCGAAAAATAGAATTTATTCCAGTAGACTGTTTCAAGCTATAGAAAATTTAGTTGAAATTAGAAAAGAAAGACATCGTTTTGAAATTGTTGGTGATTTCGTGGTGAATAAAGCTTCAATCGATTATGCATTTGAATCATATAAATATTGCAGAGAAAATGGCATTGAACCATTTTTTGAATTCATGAGAATGTCAAACGATTCTGAATCAAACGAAAAGTACATGCTAGACGCACAAGATATTATAAATATTGCAGATAAAGTTTATCAGTACGATCTTGCTCATAATTATGTTAATGATACTCCTTTAGGTAAAGTACGCTATTATTTGCCACCAGCAATAAATAACCCATGTAAATTAATACAAGATAGTTTACATGTGACATTTACAGAAGAAGGATTTGGGAATGTCACTTCTTGTTGTGGACAAGATATAGCACATGGAAATATTGTATCAGATTCTTTGGAGAGTATCATCAAACATAAAGCAGAAACAAAAATATTCTCTGAACAGACCGATCATATTAAGGGACCGTGTTCTGTATGTGAATTGTATAATATTTCTGGTTGTGAAGCAGGTTGTAGAGGTAATGCTAATAACATCTATCATAACCCTGAAGCCTCTGATCCACAATGTATTTTTATAAGAGAAGATGTAAAAGAGTCTCTTGAATTAATGTTAGAAAAAGTATTGTAGAAAGAAATGAAAAATGATAATGGAAGAGATAAATCAAAAAACAAATAGACTGATACTTATAGCTATTAGTTTGGCTAATTTTATTGTAATGATGGATTACACTATAATAAATGTTGCTCTACAAACGATTCAAGTTAATTTTAATGCAAGTAATGCTGAATTACAATGGATGGTATCTTCTTACGAAATTTTATATGCTTCTTTACTATTGCCGGCTGGATTTCTTTCTGATAGATACGGAAGAAAAAAAGTAATGATGCTCGGATTAATCGTTTTTATTTTATCTTCTGGACTTATTGCATTTAGTGAAAGTACTATGCAAATAATTGTAGCAAGGGGGTTAATGGGATTAGGAGGGGCAGTTGTACCTAGCACAACATTGGCTATTATTAAAGAAACATATAAAAAATACGATCAAGCTAAAGCGATAGGAGTTTGGTCAGCATTTGGAGGTTCATCTATTGCGATAGGGCCTATAATTGCAGGTTTTTTGTTGCAAATGTACCCATGGTACAGTGTGTTTACTATTAATTTGCCGATTGGATTGATATGTTTAATAATTATTATGAAACTTGTTCCAAATACATCAGATAAGCATAAAAATAAATTAGATTTAATTGGAATGATATTATCAGTTTTAGGTGTTAGTCTAATTTTATATGGAATAATAAAAAGCGGTGAACTTAATAAGATTTTCACAATAAATACAGGTGGAGCTATTATAATTGGGATAATTATAGTACTGTTTTTATTAAAATATGAATATAAAATAAATAATCCAATGTTGGAACTATCATTATTATGCGATAGAATATTTACTTCTGGAACTATATCAATTTCATTATCCTATTTTACAATTTCAGGTGGAACATATTTATTTGTTTTTTTTATCCAACTAGTAAAAAAAAGCACTCCTTTTGAATTAGGTTTAATGATGTTGCCGTTTGCAATTGGATCAATCATAGGCTCTTTGTTCAGTGAACGAATGTTAAATCTTAAGGGTGCCAAATTCACAATAATAATGAGTTGTTTTTTATTACTGCTAGGATTCATAGGGTTTTACATTTCTGATGGAACTACTGATAATTTTTTAATTGAGGCTTTTTTTTTATTAATAGGGCTAGGTATGGGAATTGCAATGGGAGGAACGACTTTCTTTACAATGTCTGAAATACCTCAAAATAAATATGGCTCTGGGGCGGGATTATCAAATACAATTCGGGGTGTAACATCGATCATGGGGGTTGGAGTACTTGGTACAATATATTCTATATCATATCAAAAAAGCATAAATTTAGTCTTATCTGAGAGTAACGTTGAGCTTGATAAATTCTCAAGGGAGTCATATAGCCAAACTATTAACTTTTTCAAAAACGGAAATTTTAATCCAGAATTAGTTGATCAAATTTTAAAGAGAGGAGAAGATATATTTTTATATTCATTTCACAAAGGCTTATTTGTAGGTATTATAATAATACTTATTAATATCATTTTAGGTTTAATTTTTATTCCACGTAGAGTTGAAAGTAGACAAATAGAAAAGTCAACTGGAAAAACAATTTGTTAAGTGAGTATTTTGAAGAATTTTTTGGTGACGAAACTAAAATACTTAAGAGGAGCTATTCCTGTAATGAATGCTCAATCCTATGGAAAGCCATTCATGTGACTGTGGAAAACTCGAGGATCAAAATTTATCATTGGGAAATTTCGGTTGCAGACTAGATTATTTTTGAATTGGCAGTGGTGCCGCTAAACACTTTCGTGTGTTTGGCGGCTTTTTGTGCGCTTGGCAGCGC from Paenibacillus sophorae encodes:
- a CDS encoding AMP-binding protein is translated as MRNRIVREIESVKNEYKEKIAFIELEKMIVKKRVTYLELFEKISIIEKKLENNGLRNTICLLYFQSGIDVVATLLACFSAGVIPILRTISPNLNEKGFYKQFFDLVKEVRNIGCVLVAEDLLNLSEECKRNKINFMNVKTEKCDRIIKNINRVNETKIDADIIQLTSGSMKNSKLVKIRDEQLFANLNQCKKMWSVNEESTTVTWAPHSHIFGLVTGYLLPLYTGGTSVIMKPSDFSEDPVLWLEHISRFKATHSAGTNFAFQKCWENYDKERVQGLNLRTWKVASIGGEIVKHSTLKNFYEKYKKHEFDFRAFSPSYGMSENSGVVSSLLPSDKYFKVNVMNEALTQNKIVEQVTNFSCEIVSVGTPLIGTKIMVVDTKSGRELCGKEVGEILISSPSLCNGYMYGDNEDSFRLIPGNNGEIESYFKTGDLGFLKEGQLYITGRKKEIIISKGKNYSPYEIEKCAKKISDTKLLGDGAVFSVEEKIVLFQEILEDFSREKIEKLQDEIKNSIKIYLNLKINEVIFLKEGQIPRTMNGKIQRLKCSEIYKKIGTKEIS
- a CDS encoding aminotransferase class III-fold pyridoxal phosphate-dependent enzyme, translated to MENANSLFHPWMKQNDFQGKKITDADGIYIWIDGKKCFDMASQSINVNIGHRNSEVIRAIQEQCEKLPYIYSGFSNPIMDEAARDVLGVLPNIYKKVYFTNSGSEANENAIKLARMYTGKQKIFSSYNSYHGSTIGAGNLTGDQRRLACEPGQVGFIKFNFPDKYHSKGQFRSDKEMSNFYLDLLREQIIDEGQNNIAAIFLEPIIGGNGVIIPPDNYLEGIREICNEFKILMVCDEVMTGWGRTGKWFAFEHWDIKPDIITTSKGMTSSYVAFGVVVVNEHIAKYFDNHVLMCGSTNYAHLLGCAATVASIKVYKKLNLIENSELLGKLLNVELNKMKSKYHSIGDIRCKGLFAAIEFKDNVMGKRDSVNIAYLINLLEEKGFWTLGRRNILMIAPPLIINREQLLESLNILDSVLEDLYMKGSKPKLAVDESIRA
- a CDS encoding ISL3 family transposase, encoding MPLQYINEMLGLPELQLHKIIYMDAHQVHLEASPVTDKQPCPVCHSEQYVKRDGRNKLRKIRHLAVFGRKSYLHVPSLRLACSRCSVGFVWSYEFVGPKQRYSRLFRLQTVEQALGSTAAHSARMQEAPASTVQRMHQEALPAQSERLAQQAWRKAKTTEGLVLGIDDFAIKKGHSYNTGIHNLRGETMLDLLPGRKLEALRTYARQHPDFLALNPKAVVMDLAQAYHTWISECFPRALRIADRFHVHGYVTQSVQAVRKSVQSTLVPRAKAILKSHHRLLNPPADFLPEQSKAQLDLLLSFSPLLRKVWEWKEAFSRWYDYSPNVHVASLGFNRWCQQGECIDHDAVRNWEDEIVNYHRCQWTNATVEGRHNRIKAYQRRHYFTRNHKCYKDGILIECNRHRSSG
- a CDS encoding SDR family oxidoreductase, which produces MECFLKKIKEMELIDNSIERGQRIVEKAVLITGGSAGIGKALAKIVSEKYKYKVLIVGRNEEQMKDIVKECSNIDFIKADLSKADGIKKIVEAVSQRNTKLNYLVNNAAVQNLSLLKDITEEQFDESMNVNVKAPLMLVKGLMETNMFEKNTRILMVSSSSRYNIQKGMGLYSVSKEAMFTLHKVMKKEYAESLLISSVYPGTVYGTKTAKGMEASKIPEIIELRKDMKEFLSSNKSIRILSPDQAALFISWVLCNTSDEEYIKPKLARNFNDTVINEEEWDIRDCEFYINCPYKDGTKLKQLANFLGK
- the ccrA gene encoding crotonyl-CoA carboxylase/reductase is translated as MNKKIFDIGENIPVGVVPENMYALTLRKERYGEPKDSMRIETVRVPSELNEYEILVKVMAAGINHNAIWAGRSIPIDVISNSQKIDNDKRNYFIPGSDGSGVVWKIGSKVSEFKVGDEVIIQSGYLGLEKDFRHKKKGDLPNIRAWGYEVNGGSFSQFTKVQSYQCLKKPDNLTWAESGCFLVSAGTAYRMLLSWKPNEIKKDDPVLIWGGASGIGSMAIQISKMIGARPIAVVSNKEKEEFCLDLGANGIIDRSEIDISKKMPDLNDKDEFNKWRSNIKKFRSCFWESLGEKKSPTVVFEHPGENTIAASVAIADKGGMVVTCGGTSGYYGNFDLRQLWVYQKRIQGSHFATREQCVEVIKLVSEGIIKTCLTRTYTFEEAIEAHQKMAENRHPCGNSAIVFD
- a CDS encoding radical SAM protein, producing the protein MNLIKEIYKQSGIDYFTDDYYSLIKSIQQINISENDKQFSFRENEDNSIYQSLAIEITQQNYCNLSCEWCYINQNKRGRKNKPISFEQFKEIIDKIDEFNRINNVKLFSIVVFMGGEPTLNKDLEKMIHYTLENNLKPIVVTNSLKLANNEYAKKICLNGVKIVTHIPFCPNNEETNLKLNKLSKNRIYSSRLFQAIENLVEIRKERHRFEIVGDFVVNKASIDYAFESYKYCRENGIEPFFEFMRMSNDSESNEKYMLDAQDIINIADKVYQYDLAHNYVNDTPLGKVRYYLPPAINNPCKLIQDSLHVTFTEEGFGNVTSCCGQDIAHGNIVSDSLESIIKHKAETKIFSEQTDHIKGPCSVCELYNISGCEAGCRGNANNIYHNPEASDPQCIFIREDVKESLELMLEKVL
- a CDS encoding MFS transporter, with product MEEINQKTNRLILIAISLANFIVMMDYTIINVALQTIQVNFNASNAELQWMVSSYEILYASLLLPAGFLSDRYGRKKVMMLGLIVFILSSGLIAFSESTMQIIVARGLMGLGGAVVPSTTLAIIKETYKKYDQAKAIGVWSAFGGSSIAIGPIIAGFLLQMYPWYSVFTINLPIGLICLIIIMKLVPNTSDKHKNKLDLIGMILSVLGVSLILYGIIKSGELNKIFTINTGGAIIIGIIIVLFLLKYEYKINNPMLELSLLCDRIFTSGTISISLSYFTISGGTYLFVFFIQLVKKSTPFELGLMMLPFAIGSIIGSLFSERMLNLKGAKFTIIMSCFLLLLGFIGFYISDGTTDNFLIEAFFLLIGLGMGIAMGGTTFFTMSEIPQNKYGSGAGLSNTIRGVTSIMGVGVLGTIYSISYQKSINLVLSESNVELDKFSRESYSQTINFFKNGNFNPELVDQILKRGEDIFLYSFHKGLFVGIIIILINIILGLIFIPRRVESRQIEKSTGKTIC